The Conger conger chromosome 15, fConCon1.1, whole genome shotgun sequence genome contains a region encoding:
- the LOC133111309 gene encoding troponin I, fast skeletal muscle-like, translating to MTEKRMSSSRKHSIKGMMLQVAKELLEAEAIEKGQIRATYMEENCPPLVLPRSVEELKDLCCELHAKLDVVDEERYDLASKVNLVVREVADLNFKMVDLKGKFKRPPLKKVRMSADAMLQALLGSKHKVTMDLRSNLKQVKKEVKEEDKELRDVGDWRKNIEDKAGMGGRKKMFETDA from the exons ATGACTGA AAAAAGGATGTCGTCCAGCCGCAAACACAGCATCAAG GGCATGATGCTCCAGGTTGCCAAGGAATTGCTGGAGGCAGAAGCGATTGAGAAGGGTCAAATACGGGCGACGTATATGGAGGAAAATTGCCCTCCCCTGGTCCTCCCTCGGTCTGTGGAGGAATTAAAG GATCTCTGCTGCGAGCTCCATGCGAAGCTGGATGTGGTGGATGAGGAGCGATATGATCTTGCAAGCAAAGTCAACTTGGTCGTCCGTGAG GTAGCGGATCTAAACTTCAAAATGGTCGACCTCAAGGGCAAGTTTAAGAGGCCCCCGCTGAAGAAGGTGCGCATGTCCGCCGACGCTATGCTCCAGGCCCTGCTGGGCTCCAAGCACAAGGTGACCATGGACCTGAGATCCAACCTCAAACAAGTGAAGAAGGAGGTGAAGGAGGAG GACAAGGAGCTGCGCGATGTTGGTGACTGGCGTAAGAACATCGAGGACAAGGCCGGCATGGGCGGCAGGAAGAAGATGTTTGAGACAGATGCTTAG
- the LOC133111979 gene encoding uncharacterized protein LOC133111979, protein MEDHEQTQLKKGSCPALIMRRNEQLEARRVAMALTPQRVAMALTPQLPPRTHRPLCLSISSDSSGRFKALETPEWKNNLKAQMEQAHSAGAASSTGSLERASLFCASVSSTPASSSGLPSPGSKSSGRFGLFSPPWNSSSESDSNPPSRSGSKKLRKYPHRGAAGGGVPAKGDEPGEPKQGPPAEHFHFAEPVISKVTDYIYVGNLNAAYSGHTLCRNNIDSIVDMSSLPGETSLCLIPCTCSRGARHTWSRLKVHLGDLSDLSHPGPRCFQDINECIDASAGKRKRVLVHCRDGFSLAPTCVIQYLMVKQNMRLLAAYELLRSRYPLNIRECHQDVLVSLERALRPGGDVDPECFKVAISRRVAWT, encoded by the exons ATGGAAGACCATGAACAGACGCAGTTAAAGAAAG GCTCCTGTCCAGCCCTGATTATGAGGAGGAACGAGCAGCTGGAAGCGCGGCGGGTTGCCATGGCGCTGACCCCACAGCGGGTTGCCATGGCGCTGACCCCGCAGCTGCCCCCTCGCACCCACCGGCCCCTCTGCCTGTCCATCTCCTCCGACAGTAGCGGGCGCTTTAAAGCCCTGGAGACACCGGAGTGGAAGAACAACCTCAAAGCACAG ATGGAGCAGGCCCACAGTGCGGGGGCAGCCAGCAGCACTGGGTCCCTGGAGCGGGCCTCCCTCTTCTGCGCCTCCGTCTCCTCCACCCCGGCCTCCAGCTCCGGCCTGCCCAGCCCGGGGAGCAAGTCCTCCGGCCGCTTCGGCCTGTTCTCGCCCCCCTGGAACAGCAGCTCCGAGTCCGACTCCAACCCGCCCTCCCGCTCCGGCTCCAAGAAGCTCCGCAAGTACCCCCACCGGGGCGCGGCCGGGGGCGGGGTCCCGGCCAAGGGGGACGAGCCCGGCGAGCCCAAACAGGGCCCCCCCGCCGAGCACTTCCACTTCGCCGAGCCGGTCATCTCCAAGGTGACGGACTACATCTACGTGGGCAACCTGAACGCGGCCTACAGCGGCCACACGCTGTGCCGCAACAACATCGACAGCATCGTGGACATGAGCAGCCTGCCCGGCGAGACCAGCCTGTGCCTGATCCCCTGCACCTGCTCCCGCGGCGCGCGCCACACCTGGTCCCGCCTGAAGGTGCACCTGGGCGACCTGTCGGACCTGTCCCACCCGGGCCCGCGCTGCTTCCAGGACATCAACGAGTGCATCGACGCGTCGGCGGGCAAGCGCAAGCGCGTGCTGGTGCACTGCCGGGACGGCTTCTCGCTGGCGCCCACCTGCGTCATCCAGTACCTGATGGTGAAGCAGAACATGAGGCTCCTGGCCGCCTACGAGCTCCTGAGGTCCCGCTACCCGCTCAACATCCGCGAGTGCCACCAGGACGTGCTGGTGAGCCTGGAGCGGGCGCTGAGGCCCGGGGGGGACGTGGACCCCGAGTGCTTCAAGGTGGCCATCTCCCGCCGGGTGGCCTGGACCTAA
- the LOC133111394 gene encoding troponin I, fast skeletal muscle-like isoform X1: MPDEIKQCRKKMSSSRKHNLKSLMLSIAKGLLEVEEREREEERVRYMDEKCPSLSLPSGSQEMQEFCKKLHHQIDELEEERYDLEIKVTKCSKEIEDMKFKVIDLKGKFKKPALKRVRMSADAMLKALLGSKHKVNMDLRANLKQVKKEVKEEDKEMRDVGDWRKNVEDKAGMDGRKKMFETES; the protein is encoded by the exons ATGCctgatgaaataaaacaatgt AGGAAGAAGATGTCCTCGAGTCGCAAACACAATCTGAAG AGCTTGATGCTCTCGATTGCGAAGGGCTtgctggaggtggaggagagggagagggaggaggagagggtgaggTACATGGATGAGAAGtgtccctcgctctctctgcctTCAGGCTCACAGGAGATGCAG GAATTCTGCAAGAAGCTCCACCATCAGATTGATGAACTCGAAGAGGAGCGATACGACCTGGAAATTAAAGTGACCAAGTGTAGCAAAGAG ATTGAGGACATGAAGTTCAAGGTGATCGATCTGAAGGGCAAGTTCAAGAAGCCGGCCTTGAAGAGGGTGCGCATGTCTGCCGACGCCATGCTCAAGGCCCTGCTGGGCTCCAAGCACAAGGTCAACATGGACCTGAGAGCCAACCTCAAACAAGTGAAGAAGGAGGTCAAGGAGGAG GACAAGGAAATGCGCGATGTTGGCGACTGGCGAAAGAACGTGGAGGACAAGGCGGGGATGGACGGCAGGAAGAAGATGTTTGAGACAGAGTCTTAG
- the LOC133111745 gene encoding cytosolic 5'-nucleotidase 1A, with amino-acid sequence MEANIVFNARVKRKDSSRAVVIAVTDSSVFDLEEEEGPETDSAANENEPFKMGAAIPFMKAVQGVNEALLEMDAEETLLFDPILLSKNHSPHFRSRIECSAVHYGLEISRFCFCGPDDFAESLQSNGAKLFLSAGRDEVYQVWEKGIPAALLYPQDIPESPEPLRVLFMGDVLGLGDDAAPLLTELGFSDTQLQHITAVKGAMGDFAARVGEMRSRFRQGHSPLCAYLLLAWGPRDVCADALKTLRGWGLEADEAFCLAGAPRGPILAQIRPHVLLDLGLQGPHTLPADG; translated from the exons ATGGAGGCAAACATCGTTTTTAACGCAAGGGTGAAACGG AAAGACTCTTCGCGGGCAGTGGTCATCGCAGTAACTGACAGCTCTGTCTTTgacctggaggaagaggaggggcccGAAACAGATTCCGCGGCCAATGAGAATGAGCCTTTTAAAATGGGGGCAGCCATCCCCTTTATGAAG GCAGTGCAGGGAGTGAATGAGGCTCTACTGGAGATGGACGCAGAGGAAACCCTGCTGTTTGACCCGATTCTCCTCTCCAAAAACCACAGCCCCCACTTCCGCTCGAGGATCGAGTGCAGCGCAGTGCATTATG GTCTCGAGATTAGCCGATTCTGCTTTTGCGGCCCGGACGATTTCGCCGAATCCCTGCAGTCGAACGGCGCCAAGCTGTTCCTGTCAGCAGGCCGGGATGAGGTCTACCAGGTCTGGGAAAAAG GTATTCCAGCAGCGCTGCTGTACCCACAGGatatcccagaatcccctgAGCCACTCAGGGTTCTGTTCATGGGGGATGTACTGGGCCTGGGCGACGACGCGGCACCGCTTCTGACAGAACTGGGCTTCAGCGACACCCAGCTACAGCACATTACAGCTGTAAAG gGTGCCATGGGGGACTTTGCGGCCCGCGTGGGGGAAATGAGGAGCAGATTCAGGCAGGGCCACAGCCCTCTCTGTGCCTACCTGCTTCTGGCGTGGGGCCCCAGGGACGTGTGTGCGGACGCCCTGAAGACGCTGCGCGGCTGGGGCCTGGAGGCGGACGAGGCCTTCTGCCTGGCcggggcccccaggggccccatTCTGGCCCAGATACGGCCCCACGTCCTGCTGGACCTCGGActgcagggcccacacaccCTTCCTGCGGATGGCTGA
- the LOC133111394 gene encoding troponin I, fast skeletal muscle-like isoform X2 yields the protein MPKKIHEKKKMSSSRKHNLKSLMLSIAKGLLEVEEREREEERVRYMDEKCPSLSLPSGSQEMQEFCKKLHHQIDELEEERYDLEIKVTKCSKEIEDMKFKVIDLKGKFKKPALKRVRMSADAMLKALLGSKHKVNMDLRANLKQVKKEVKEEDKEMRDVGDWRKNVEDKAGMDGRKKMFETES from the exons ATGCCCAAGAAGATTCATGAGAA GAAGAAGATGTCCTCGAGTCGCAAACACAATCTGAAG AGCTTGATGCTCTCGATTGCGAAGGGCTtgctggaggtggaggagagggagagggaggaggagagggtgaggTACATGGATGAGAAGtgtccctcgctctctctgcctTCAGGCTCACAGGAGATGCAG GAATTCTGCAAGAAGCTCCACCATCAGATTGATGAACTCGAAGAGGAGCGATACGACCTGGAAATTAAAGTGACCAAGTGTAGCAAAGAG ATTGAGGACATGAAGTTCAAGGTGATCGATCTGAAGGGCAAGTTCAAGAAGCCGGCCTTGAAGAGGGTGCGCATGTCTGCCGACGCCATGCTCAAGGCCCTGCTGGGCTCCAAGCACAAGGTCAACATGGACCTGAGAGCCAACCTCAAACAAGTGAAGAAGGAGGTCAAGGAGGAG GACAAGGAAATGCGCGATGTTGGCGACTGGCGAAAGAACGTGGAGGACAAGGCGGGGATGGACGGCAGGAAGAAGATGTTTGAGACAGAGTCTTAG
- the syt8 gene encoding synaptotagmin VIII encodes MSEETSEPSPHGAGFTGPPTPTPASNSTTTAPPGFLTQLLDGIPLPLWAVYAILVLILLLVLVCVLCICVKCCCSDKKKKQKKKPEQQMSLVDVNAAPSPELVQPEIEDSTEEPRGRLLYSLEFSPQSAEVTVGVMEASGLKAMDLGGTSDPYVRLYILPSNTKTYETKVFRSTLNPAFNEHFTFQVPQAELGRSTLVLQVFDFNRFTKHDIIGELRLPLGEVDWNHVIEEWRDLREASAFEESLGEVCFSLRYVPAAKKLSVVILEARNLKKMDQNSLADPYVKVQLILGNRKWKKNKTSVRKNTLNPYFNETFSFNVAFHQIQQVQLVVAVWDHDKMSPNEAMGKVLLGCGASGNQLRHWADMLSNPRRPVAQWHTLLSAEQVDSSLQLKRSLAIPFINKTF; translated from the exons ATGTCTGAGGAAACCTCTGAGCCGTCTCCCCACGGAGCCGGTTTTACCgggccccccaccccaacccccgccTCTAACAGCACCACCACTGCCCCCCCGGGCTTTCTGACACAGCTGCTGGACGGGATCCCcc TGCCACTGTGGGCCGTGTACGCCATTTTGGTTCTGATCCTGCTGCTGGTCCTGGTCTGTgttctgtgcatctgtgtgaaaTGCTGCTGCAGtgacaagaagaagaagcagaagaagaaaccGGAACAGCAGATGAGCCTGGTCGATGTGAACGCCGCCCCCTCCCCTGAACTA GTCCAGCCGGAGATTGAGGACTCGACTGAGGAGCCCAGGGGAAGGCTGCTGTACTCACTGGAGTTCAGTCCACAGAGCGCTGAG GTCACCGTGGGCGTGATGGAAGCGTCCGGATTAAAAGCGATGGACCTCGGGGGAACGTCGGACCCTTATGTCCGACTCTACATCCTTCCCAGCAACACCAAGACCTACGAGACCAAAGTGTTCAGGAGCACACTCAACCCAGCGTTCAACGAACATTTCACATTCCAG gtccCTCAGGCGGAGCTGGGCAGGTCCACCCTGGTTCTGCAGGTGTTTGACTTTAACAGGTTCACCAAACACGACATCATCGGGGAGCTGCGGCTCCCACTGGGTGAGGTTGACTGGAACCACGTCATCGAGGAGTGGAGAGATCTGAGAGAGGCGTCCGCTTTCGAG GAGAGTCTGGGTGAGGTCTGCTTCTCCCTACGCTACGTTCCTGCAGCTAAGAAACTGAGCGTGGTGATCCTGGAGGCCAGGAACCTGAAGAAAATGGACCAGAACAGCCTGGCAG ATCCGTATGTGAAAGTGCAGCTGATCTTGGGCAATAGGAAGTGGAAGAAGAATAAGACTTCAGTGAGGAAGAACACACTGAATCCCTACTTCAACGAAACGTTTTCCTTCAATGTGGCGTTTCACCAAATTCAG CAGGTCCAGCTGGTGGTGGCGGTGTGGGACCACGACAAGATGAGCCCAAACGAGGCCATGGGGAAGGTGCTGCTGGGGTGTGGGGCGTCGGGGAACCAGCTGCGGCACTGGGCCGACATGCTCTCGAACCCGCGCCGACCCGTGGCTCAGTGGCACACGCTGCTGTCCGCGGAGCAGGTGGACTCCAGCCTGCAGCTCAAGCGCTCCCTGGCCATCCCCTTCATCAACAAAACCTTCTGA